A portion of the Lysinibacillus timonensis genome contains these proteins:
- a CDS encoding ABC transporter permease — protein MLHYIGRRCLQLVPVLLGMTFVVFLIIRAIPGDPARVILGQQASEELIADLRQQLGLDNPWYIQYFEYLKGLLTGDLGESLRTKQPIAIEIWPYLAATIELAVFAMILAVIIGMNAGIISAWFQNSWFDYLAMVIALIGVSMPIFWLGLMEQWAFGINLGWFPTSGREEVRNPVEAITHFYLIDTLLQGRFDQFLATLKYLTLPGIALATIPMAIIARMTRSSMLEVMRSDYIRTARAKGQKMVVVIYKHALKNALIPILTVIGLQTGLLLGGAILTETIFSWPGIGRYIYEAIGFRDYTVIQSGILVVAFMFVMINLVVDILYSVVDSRIRYN, from the coding sequence ATGCTTCACTACATAGGGAGAAGATGCTTACAGTTAGTTCCGGTGTTACTAGGTATGACATTTGTTGTGTTCTTAATAATTAGAGCAATTCCAGGTGACCCAGCACGAGTTATTTTAGGTCAACAAGCTTCCGAAGAATTAATTGCTGATTTAAGACAACAGTTGGGGCTTGATAATCCGTGGTACATTCAATACTTTGAGTACTTAAAGGGATTATTAACTGGGGATTTAGGAGAATCACTGCGAACTAAACAACCTATTGCGATTGAAATTTGGCCATATTTAGCTGCAACAATAGAATTAGCAGTTTTTGCTATGATTTTGGCAGTTATCATCGGAATGAATGCCGGAATTATTTCTGCATGGTTCCAAAATTCATGGTTTGATTATTTAGCGATGGTGATTGCACTAATAGGTGTATCAATGCCTATTTTTTGGTTGGGCTTAATGGAACAATGGGCTTTTGGCATTAACTTAGGGTGGTTCCCAACTTCGGGGCGAGAGGAAGTACGGAACCCTGTAGAGGCGATAACCCATTTCTATTTAATTGATACGTTGCTACAAGGTAGATTTGATCAGTTTTTAGCAACGCTTAAGTACTTAACACTACCTGGAATAGCATTGGCTACGATACCGATGGCTATTATTGCTAGAATGACTCGTTCTTCTATGTTAGAGGTGATGCGTTCAGATTATATTCGTACTGCAAGGGCAAAGGGTCAAAAGATGGTAGTTGTCATCTATAAACATGCCTTAAAAAATGCGCTAATCCCAATTTTAACAGTAATTGGTTTACAGACTGGTCTATTATTAGGTGGAGCTATCCTCACAGAAACGATTTTTAGTTGGCCGGGAATTGGACGGTATATTTACGAGGCAATTGGGTTCCGAGATTATACTGTCATTCAATCAGGAATATTAGTTGTCGCATTT